A stretch of the Clostridiales bacterium genome encodes the following:
- a CDS encoding DUF4956 domain-containing protein yields MFISTAFASASSIVKNDASLSDYFLSQFENLTPWKIIIGLIMGCIVGLVIAFVYKRCYRGVLYSPTFALTLMMLTLITTPVVMCIKSDIALSMGMVGALSIVRFRTAVKDPMDTAYMFWALTMGILLGAELYIHALVVVLGISIILFVMTFVRFRNPNSYLLVVHYDDYAETEITQLLRRTVKQRRLRSKTVTRAGAEMTVEVRLDSKQDLVSAVLNIEGVHDATLVACQTEAGA; encoded by the coding sequence ATGTTCATTTCCACAGCCTTTGCGAGTGCCAGTTCCATCGTCAAGAATGACGCAAGCCTGAGCGATTACTTCCTGAGCCAGTTTGAAAACCTGACGCCGTGGAAGATCATCATCGGCCTGATCATGGGATGCATTGTCGGCCTGGTGATCGCCTTTGTCTACAAGCGGTGCTACCGGGGCGTGCTCTACAGCCCGACCTTCGCGCTGACGCTGATGATGCTGACGCTGATTACCACCCCGGTGGTCATGTGCATCAAGAGCGATATCGCGCTGAGCATGGGCATGGTTGGCGCGCTGAGTATTGTTCGTTTCCGGACGGCCGTGAAGGATCCGATGGATACGGCCTACATGTTCTGGGCGCTGACGATGGGCATCCTGCTGGGCGCGGAGCTGTACATCCACGCGCTGGTGGTGGTGCTGGGCATCAGCATCATCCTGTTTGTGATGACCTTCGTACGCTTCCGGAACCCCAACAGCTACCTGCTGGTGGTCCACTATGACGACTACGCCGAAACCGAGATCACCCAGCTGCTGCGGCGGACCGTGAAGCAGCGCCGCCTGCGCAGCAAGACTGTCACCCGCGCGGGCGCGGAGATGACCGTCGAAGTCCGGCTGGACAGCAAGCAGGACCTGGTGAGCGCGGTGCTGAACATTGAAGGCGTCCATGACGCGACGCTGGTCGCCTGCCAGACCGAAGCCGGCGCCTGA